Within the Sporolactobacillus pectinivorans genome, the region TGGCATATATAAGTCCTCCAAATAAAGCATAAGGAACAAGATAGAAAATAAGTATGAAATAACGCCATGCTGAATGACCTGTTTTTAGGACATAGTTCAGCCATTCATAAAAATGTTGCACACCTAACCAGTCGCCTAAGGGACTTAAGACTAAAAATGTGACCATGACTAAAGCAATGATAAAAAACATTGCTGTAATACCTTTGGTTAAACGATTAAACGCTTGATCATATTGTTTCATGGGTTCTGTTGCAAAGTTGAATTTATAATATAATTTTAACAAAAAGGAGTCTTCTGTATGAACTATTTCAGATATAAA harbors:
- a CDS encoding mobilization protein, encoding MLKLYYKFNFATEPMKQYDQAFNRLTKGITAMFFIIALVMVTFLVLSPLGDWLGVQHFYEWLNYVLKTGHSAWRYFILIFYLVPYALFGGLIYAILSAYKRI